One region of Chitinispirillum alkaliphilum genomic DNA includes:
- a CDS encoding CTP synthase: MTKHIFVTGGVVSSLGKGITAASVALLLQRRGYTVRLQKLDPYLNVDPGTMSPYQHGEVFVTCDGAETDLDLGHYERFTGVPCTRASNYTTGRIYSSVIAREREGGYFGKTVQVIPHITDEIKEALHAFDSEDVDIVITEIGGTVGDIESLPFLEAIRQFRLEIGRANGLFMHLTLVPYIRAAGEMKTKPTQQSVGMLRTIGIIPDMLICRCERSISDELKEKLAMFCNVDSDLVIEEKDVKHSIYEVPLDLAEQELDVHCLELLNLHVNRIRIDDWESMVKNLIAPGKPSVEIAVVGKYISLQDAYKSIYEALRHGGIANNVEVKIRMVESEEIEKSGAESLLSQTQGVLVPGGFGDRGIEGKIDAIRYARENRIPFLGICLGMQCGVIEFARNVCEMSGAGSTEFEKELTFPVIDLMETQKEVKGLGGTMRLGAYDCVVREGTKAYSAYGTENIQERHRHRYEFNNSFRDQMSSKGMVFSGLSPDGSLVEIVELADHPWFVMCQFHPEFQSTPLMPHPLFRDFIASAVKESEQLEIKEFGLSK; this comes from the coding sequence ATGACAAAACATATTTTCGTAACCGGCGGAGTTGTCTCCTCTCTTGGAAAGGGGATTACTGCAGCATCTGTTGCACTGCTTCTTCAAAGACGGGGCTACACAGTGCGATTGCAAAAGCTGGATCCATATCTGAATGTTGATCCTGGTACTATGTCTCCTTATCAGCACGGAGAAGTATTCGTAACATGCGATGGTGCCGAGACAGACCTTGATCTTGGACACTACGAAAGGTTTACCGGAGTTCCATGCACGAGGGCAAGTAACTACACCACAGGCCGTATATATAGTTCTGTTATAGCAAGGGAGCGTGAAGGGGGATATTTCGGTAAAACAGTGCAGGTAATTCCACATATTACAGATGAAATTAAAGAGGCACTCCATGCATTTGACAGCGAAGATGTCGATATAGTCATTACAGAAATTGGCGGAACTGTAGGAGATATCGAAAGTTTACCTTTCCTTGAAGCCATAAGGCAGTTTCGGTTGGAAATCGGGCGCGCAAACGGATTGTTCATGCACTTAACACTCGTTCCGTATATCAGGGCTGCAGGTGAAATGAAAACAAAACCAACACAGCAGAGTGTGGGAATGTTAAGGACGATTGGTATTATTCCGGACATGTTAATTTGCCGATGCGAGCGGAGCATATCCGATGAACTCAAAGAAAAGCTTGCAATGTTCTGTAATGTAGATAGTGACCTTGTGATCGAAGAAAAGGATGTCAAACATTCAATATATGAGGTTCCCCTTGATCTTGCAGAACAGGAGCTTGATGTTCACTGTCTTGAACTGCTTAACCTACATGTTAACAGGATAAGGATAGATGATTGGGAAAGCATGGTCAAAAACCTGATTGCTCCAGGTAAACCATCTGTAGAGATTGCAGTGGTAGGAAAGTATATCAGTTTGCAGGATGCTTATAAGAGCATTTACGAAGCATTAAGGCATGGTGGGATAGCAAACAATGTAGAAGTAAAAATCAGAATGGTCGAATCTGAAGAGATCGAAAAGTCGGGAGCAGAATCCCTTCTTAGTCAAACTCAGGGAGTACTGGTGCCAGGAGGTTTTGGTGATCGGGGAATTGAGGGGAAAATTGATGCGATACGGTATGCGCGCGAAAACAGAATCCCATTCCTTGGAATATGCCTTGGTATGCAATGCGGGGTGATAGAGTTTGCACGCAACGTATGCGAAATGAGTGGTGCCGGGAGTACTGAGTTTGAAAAAGAGCTGACTTTCCCTGTAATAGATCTGATGGAAACGCAAAAAGAGGTCAAAGGACTTGGGGGTACAATGCGTTTGGGCGCATATGACTGTGTTGTCAGGGAGGGAACGAAGGCTTATTCAGCATACGGTACAGAAAATATTCAGGAACGGCACAGGCACAGATATGAATTCAATAACAGTTTTAGAGATCAGATGAGTTCAAAAGGTATGGTGTTTTCTGGTTTGTCACCAGATGGGTCGCTTGTAGAAATCGTCGAGCTTGCAGATCATCCATGGTTTGTGATGTGTCAGTTTCATCCGGAGTTTCAATCAACACCGCTGATGCCACATCCTCTGTTTCGGGATTTTATCGCATCAGCAGTAAAGGAGAGTGAGCAGCTTGAAATTAAAGAGTTTGGTTTGTCAAAATAA
- a CDS encoding Amidophosphoribosyltransferase: protein MTGECKKVREYCGVFGVYGSEQVVELIYQGLFSLQHRGQEGAGIVVSDGENITSMKNHGTVNEVFSPSSCEKLKGHMGIGHVRYSTTGSSRIQNVQPLVVECVDGLWAVAHNGNLVNAAKLRQMYQQAGAIFQTSTDSEVLVHILADPLYRNRPQRVARALRELRGAFSFLIMNKNSVMACRDPFGFRPLSIGKLGDAWIFASETCALNQIGAEYVRDVEPGELVTADSSGLKSSFFHESGTEPVSQCVFEMVYFSRPDSRVFGMNVHQVRKMYGEQLAKEHPVDADIVVAVPDSGNSAALGYAQQSGIPLDYGFIRNHYVGRTFIMPEQNQRYRGTDLKLAVVDEVVRGKRVIVVDDSIVRGTTARRRILRLKEAGAKEVHVRISSPPVMYPCFYGIDFPTKEELVAEKGDVAEICNWLGADTLGYVSIEGLLSPFKNRERFCTACFSGNYPVDPQGAVGKHVLELSTDRSNLQSEKNGVL, encoded by the coding sequence ATGACAGGCGAATGCAAAAAAGTTAGAGAGTACTGTGGCGTTTTCGGCGTTTACGGTTCAGAGCAGGTTGTTGAGCTGATTTATCAGGGGCTATTCTCACTACAGCATCGGGGGCAGGAAGGCGCAGGGATAGTTGTAAGTGATGGAGAAAATATCACTTCTATGAAAAATCATGGCACAGTGAACGAAGTCTTTTCACCTTCTTCATGCGAAAAGTTAAAAGGGCATATGGGAATCGGACATGTCCGTTACTCAACAACGGGGAGCAGCCGTATCCAAAATGTTCAGCCACTCGTTGTGGAGTGTGTTGATGGGTTATGGGCTGTTGCACATAATGGCAATCTGGTCAATGCTGCAAAGTTGCGCCAAATGTATCAGCAGGCTGGGGCAATTTTTCAGACCAGCACAGATAGTGAGGTGTTGGTTCATATTCTTGCAGATCCACTTTACAGAAACCGACCGCAGCGTGTTGCCCGCGCTTTACGGGAGCTTCGCGGTGCTTTCTCCTTTCTTATAATGAACAAAAACAGTGTTATGGCCTGTCGCGATCCCTTCGGCTTTCGACCGCTTTCCATAGGAAAGCTTGGAGATGCGTGGATTTTTGCCAGTGAGACATGTGCGCTGAATCAGATTGGTGCAGAGTATGTGCGGGACGTTGAACCCGGTGAACTGGTGACAGCAGACTCTTCAGGATTAAAGAGTTCATTTTTTCATGAATCAGGTACCGAACCTGTTTCTCAATGTGTTTTTGAAATGGTTTACTTTTCACGGCCAGATAGTCGGGTGTTTGGGATGAATGTTCATCAGGTCCGCAAGATGTATGGGGAGCAACTGGCAAAAGAGCATCCGGTTGATGCTGATATTGTGGTTGCAGTTCCGGACAGCGGAAATAGCGCTGCTCTCGGTTATGCTCAACAGAGTGGGATTCCGCTTGACTATGGATTTATTCGTAATCATTATGTGGGAAGAACCTTTATCATGCCTGAGCAGAATCAACGCTACCGGGGAACGGATTTAAAACTGGCTGTAGTTGATGAAGTTGTACGGGGAAAGCGGGTTATAGTCGTTGATGATTCAATTGTGCGTGGCACGACAGCCAGACGAAGAATCTTACGTTTAAAAGAAGCCGGAGCAAAGGAAGTTCACGTACGCATTTCATCTCCACCGGTAATGTATCCATGCTTTTACGGAATAGATTTCCCCACAAAGGAGGAATTGGTTGCAGAGAAAGGGGATGTTGCCGAAATCTGCAACTGGCTGGGAGCAGATACGCTGGGATATGTTAGTATAGAAGGGCTGCTGAGTCCGTTTAAAAACAGGGAACGGTTTTGTACAGCATGTTTTAGTGGTAACTATCCAGTTGACCCGCAAGGTGCAGTTGGAAAGCATGTCCTTGAATTATCAACAGATCGCTCTAACTTACAAAGTGAAAAAAATGGAGTATTATGA
- a CDS encoding Glutamate synthase [NADPH] small chain, translating into MSDHDLGFIKVERKNPGYRKRELRVKDWRAVERRFTSEELHGQAARCMDCGTPFCHGYGCPLGNVIPEFNELAWQGRWSEAWEILSSTDPMAEFTSLVCPAPCEGSCVAGYNGDPVAIRQIEREVVERAFQKGLIRANKPSVRRKEMVAVIGSGPAGLSAAWHLNRKGFQVTVYESAPKPGGILRYGIPNFKLEKWIVDRRIELMKEEGVNFEVNTEIGRDLSARYLHNRFDAVVLAGGARGPKDLEVPGRDLDGVHFAMPFLTQQNMRCDNENIPEHEAIFAGGKNVVVVGGGDTGSDCIGTSLRQGAKNVYQFGILPKPSKERSVTNPWPEWPLIYRESSSHQEGGKFVWSVMTKRLEGSEGKVQRIHACEVEWVIDESGRRFPCEIPGTDFSVETDLVLIAIGFTGPGKNLYVDELSLKKDSRGFVCFDKNSMTSKPGVFIAGDMAHGASLVVRALADGAHVARQVSEYLK; encoded by the coding sequence ATGAGTGACCATGATCTTGGGTTTATCAAAGTAGAACGGAAAAATCCCGGCTATCGCAAGCGGGAGTTACGTGTAAAGGATTGGCGAGCTGTGGAGCGGCGTTTTACTTCTGAGGAGCTTCACGGGCAGGCGGCTCGCTGCATGGATTGCGGTACCCCGTTTTGCCATGGCTATGGTTGTCCTCTTGGAAATGTTATACCGGAGTTTAATGAGCTTGCCTGGCAGGGTCGGTGGAGTGAAGCGTGGGAGATTCTCAGCTCAACAGATCCAATGGCTGAGTTTACATCTCTTGTGTGCCCTGCTCCCTGTGAGGGATCATGTGTGGCCGGTTATAATGGGGATCCTGTAGCGATACGTCAGATAGAGAGAGAAGTTGTTGAGCGTGCGTTTCAAAAAGGTCTGATAAGGGCAAACAAGCCTTCTGTCAGGCGTAAAGAAATGGTTGCCGTAATCGGCTCTGGCCCTGCAGGTTTGTCTGCTGCCTGGCATCTAAACCGTAAAGGGTTTCAGGTCACAGTTTATGAGAGTGCACCTAAACCGGGTGGAATTTTACGCTATGGAATTCCTAATTTCAAACTTGAGAAGTGGATTGTAGACAGAAGAATAGAGTTGATGAAAGAAGAGGGTGTGAATTTTGAGGTGAACACCGAAATCGGACGTGACTTGTCAGCCCGATATTTGCATAACAGGTTCGATGCTGTGGTTTTAGCCGGAGGTGCACGAGGGCCAAAAGATCTCGAAGTGCCTGGTCGCGACCTGGACGGAGTTCATTTCGCTATGCCTTTTCTGACTCAGCAGAATATGCGCTGTGACAATGAAAATATTCCTGAACACGAAGCCATTTTTGCAGGAGGTAAAAATGTCGTGGTAGTGGGTGGCGGTGATACCGGGTCCGATTGTATCGGTACTTCACTACGTCAGGGAGCGAAAAATGTTTATCAGTTTGGAATCCTACCTAAGCCTTCCAAGGAGCGCAGTGTTACAAACCCCTGGCCTGAGTGGCCCCTGATTTACAGGGAGTCAAGTAGTCATCAGGAGGGAGGAAAGTTTGTATGGAGTGTGATGACAAAGAGACTTGAGGGAAGTGAGGGCAAAGTTCAACGTATTCACGCCTGTGAAGTAGAGTGGGTAATTGATGAATCTGGAAGAAGGTTTCCATGCGAGATACCGGGAACCGATTTCTCCGTAGAAACTGATCTGGTACTTATAGCCATTGGATTCACTGGGCCCGGAAAAAATCTTTATGTTGATGAACTGTCTCTTAAAAAGGATAGCAGGGGTTTTGTTTGTTTTGACAAAAACAGTATGACATCGAAGCCAGGTGTTTTTATCGCAGGTGACATGGCACATGGCGCATCTCTTGTAGTTCGTGCACTCGCTGATGGAGCCCATGTTGCCAGGCAGGTAAGCGAATATCTGAAATAA
- a CDS encoding Glutamate synthase [NADPH] large chain, which produces MSAPKKQGLYDPANEHDACGVGFVVNIDGRKSHDIIKKGIDVLKNLLHRGGTGADANTGDGAGLLFDIPEDFFRIECKKLEIALPDNQPFGVGMCFLPSRNELCIKAMHLAGRVAKEEGLTLLGWREVPVDAAVLGETARREMPSIRQCFLSSPGLDKDELERKLYIMRKSWQALVCKQVEGCEDFYIPSLSCRTIVYKGLMQATQVSEFYLDLMDKRLESAVAVVHQRYSTNTFPSWQLAQPFRCIAHNGEINTIKGNRLNMEARENNLVSDRFGDNIKKLLPIVESGGSDSAALDNVLELLTAAGRDMHHAAVMLIPQGWGTKYLIGPDLRGFFEYHAGIMEPWDGPAAVAFTDGCCVGGLLDRNGLRPARYTVTKDRFMVFASEAGVIDFEPDQVVEKGSLRPGEIILVDTSKGRVLKDHEIKMALARKKPYRRWVEENRIDIYGLFDAVRPQHVDASTLRKRHRLFGYTREDEQMILNVMASSGNEPKGSMGSDQPLALFSENPKLLYWYFKQMFAQVTNPPIDPIREELVMSLMTGIGNTDSILAESAEHARLIKMPHPILLNQDLERICTLPHKDFGSNKLKAGFLAGGDGKALVGRIETLCDEAVSAVKTGSRILILSDRDLDKNITPIPMLLVVAAVHRRLITEGLRTRTGLIVETAEAREVMHMALLLGYGASAINPYLAFETIAWMAENGKLDRRIHPVEAVDNYIKSLCSGILRIISKMGISTLRSYRSAQIFEAIGLGKEVIDRYFQHTPSRIGGLGFDEIAFEANARHTDAYDSERAESTLLPSGGIYRYRKDGERHMWTPRSISLLQRATRENDRKIYDEFSDEINNQSKKLSTLRGLFRIKETGVSIPLSEVEPASEIVKRFVTGAMSFGSISREAHRTLAIAMNRLGGMSNSGEGGEEAERFLPLPNGDSVCSAIKQVASGRFGVTIEYLVNARELQIKIAQGAKPGEGGHLPGHKVTKEIAAVRHSTPGITLISPPPHHDIYSIEDIAQLIYDLKNANPKARVSVKLVSECGVGTVAAGLAKGHADLITISGGDGGTGAAPLSSIKHSGLPWEMGLSEAQQTLMLNGLRSRVRLQTDGQLRTGRDVLIAALLGAEEYGFATAPLVVCGCLMMRKCHSNACPVGVATQDPELRKLYSGKPEYVQNYFMMVAEELRGYMAGLGFRSVDEMVGRSDLLKTDQAVDFWKAKGIDLSGVFYQPDASFDKRRCVQKQNHGLDKALDYTFLEKCKPAIWNGDKVCIDLVVRNIHRTVGTILSGEIAKQYGAAGLPDDTITLNISGTAGQSFAAFGARGITFILSGETNDYAAKGLSGAKVIIKPPEGSKFDSGENVIAGNVLLYGATSGEVYINGRAGERFAIRNSGATAVVEGIGDHGCEYMTGGRVVVLGSTGVNFGAGMSGGIAYVFDKTGQFDSRCNLDLIDLERLEDFEDQQELFTIIQNHVSLTGSKIGKQILERWDEVLPFFIKVIPMEYRRVLQSEKTEAVTVGKEGEHE; this is translated from the coding sequence ATGAGTGCACCGAAAAAACAGGGACTCTATGATCCCGCAAATGAGCATGATGCCTGTGGAGTGGGATTTGTGGTCAACATTGATGGCCGGAAATCTCACGATATCATTAAAAAAGGTATAGACGTATTAAAAAATCTTCTTCATCGTGGGGGTACCGGAGCAGATGCAAATACCGGTGATGGTGCAGGGCTGCTCTTTGATATTCCTGAAGATTTTTTTCGTATCGAATGTAAAAAGTTAGAAATAGCGCTTCCCGATAACCAGCCTTTCGGTGTTGGGATGTGTTTTCTGCCATCCAGAAATGAACTTTGCATAAAGGCAATGCATCTGGCCGGACGTGTTGCCAAAGAGGAGGGACTTACACTTTTGGGTTGGCGCGAAGTTCCGGTTGATGCCGCAGTGTTGGGTGAGACTGCCAGAAGAGAGATGCCTTCTATCAGGCAATGCTTTCTGAGCTCTCCGGGTTTAGACAAAGATGAGTTGGAAAGAAAACTATATATCATGCGTAAGTCATGGCAGGCTCTTGTTTGCAAACAGGTTGAAGGGTGTGAAGATTTTTATATTCCCAGTCTGTCTTGTCGAACCATAGTGTATAAAGGGCTAATGCAAGCTACCCAGGTATCAGAGTTTTACCTGGATCTTATGGATAAGCGGCTTGAGAGTGCTGTCGCTGTTGTACATCAGCGCTACAGCACCAACACCTTTCCATCATGGCAGCTGGCTCAGCCATTTCGCTGTATCGCTCATAACGGGGAAATAAACACAATCAAGGGCAACAGATTAAATATGGAAGCCCGCGAGAACAATCTGGTATCTGATCGGTTTGGTGATAATATTAAAAAGCTGCTTCCGATTGTTGAATCGGGCGGAAGCGATTCTGCTGCACTGGATAATGTGCTTGAGCTTTTGACTGCTGCAGGCCGAGATATGCATCATGCGGCTGTTATGCTTATCCCGCAGGGGTGGGGAACTAAATATCTTATTGGTCCGGACCTTCGGGGCTTTTTTGAATATCATGCAGGAATAATGGAACCATGGGATGGCCCTGCTGCAGTAGCGTTTACAGACGGTTGCTGTGTGGGGGGCTTGCTTGATCGCAATGGGCTACGGCCTGCACGGTACACTGTAACCAAAGACAGATTTATGGTCTTTGCTTCAGAAGCTGGTGTGATTGATTTCGAACCTGATCAGGTCGTGGAAAAAGGCTCCCTGAGGCCGGGAGAAATTATACTCGTGGATACATCAAAGGGAAGGGTACTAAAAGATCATGAAATTAAAATGGCTCTCGCTCGTAAAAAACCTTACCGTCGCTGGGTAGAGGAGAACCGTATCGATATCTATGGTCTTTTCGATGCGGTGAGGCCTCAGCATGTTGATGCTTCCACGCTGAGAAAACGACACCGATTGTTTGGATATACCCGCGAAGATGAACAGATGATCTTAAATGTCATGGCTTCATCAGGAAACGAACCGAAAGGTTCAATGGGTTCAGATCAGCCGCTTGCACTGTTTTCTGAAAATCCTAAATTACTTTACTGGTATTTCAAGCAGATGTTTGCACAGGTGACAAACCCGCCAATCGATCCTATTCGTGAAGAGCTGGTTATGTCGCTAATGACAGGAATAGGAAATACAGATTCTATACTTGCCGAGTCGGCTGAACATGCAAGATTGATAAAGATGCCTCATCCGATTCTTTTAAATCAGGATCTTGAAAGAATTTGCACACTGCCTCATAAGGATTTTGGAAGCAATAAGCTTAAGGCAGGTTTTCTTGCTGGTGGAGATGGTAAGGCACTTGTAGGTAGAATAGAGACATTGTGTGATGAAGCTGTTTCTGCAGTAAAAACAGGATCAAGAATTTTGATTTTGTCCGATCGTGACCTGGATAAAAACATCACACCTATTCCTATGCTTCTGGTGGTTGCCGCTGTTCATCGTAGGCTGATTACTGAAGGCCTTCGCACCCGTACAGGACTTATTGTCGAAACAGCCGAGGCCAGGGAAGTGATGCACATGGCACTGCTGCTTGGATATGGTGCTTCGGCTATAAATCCGTATCTGGCATTTGAAACGATTGCATGGATGGCAGAGAACGGGAAGCTTGATCGAAGAATTCATCCGGTAGAGGCTGTTGATAATTATATAAAGTCACTATGTAGCGGCATACTTAGAATCATATCAAAAATGGGTATCTCTACTCTGCGCAGTTATCGCAGCGCCCAGATATTTGAAGCGATAGGTTTAGGTAAAGAAGTAATTGACCGCTATTTCCAGCATACCCCAAGCCGGATCGGGGGCCTGGGTTTTGATGAAATTGCTTTCGAAGCGAATGCACGTCATACGGATGCTTACGACTCAGAAAGGGCTGAATCAACCCTTCTTCCTTCAGGTGGTATCTATAGATACCGCAAGGATGGTGAAAGGCATATGTGGACCCCGCGAAGCATCTCTCTTCTTCAGAGGGCTACGCGTGAGAACGATCGGAAGATCTATGATGAATTTTCTGATGAGATCAATAATCAGTCTAAAAAATTGAGTACACTCAGGGGGCTTTTCCGTATCAAAGAAACCGGGGTATCTATTCCTCTCAGTGAGGTAGAGCCTGCATCAGAAATTGTCAAACGATTCGTTACCGGTGCAATGTCTTTTGGATCGATCAGCCGTGAAGCTCATCGAACACTTGCAATCGCCATGAACAGGCTCGGTGGAATGAGTAACAGTGGTGAAGGGGGAGAAGAGGCTGAACGTTTTCTTCCACTTCCAAATGGAGATAGTGTCTGCAGTGCTATAAAGCAGGTGGCCAGTGGTCGGTTTGGAGTGACGATAGAGTATCTTGTAAATGCCAGGGAGTTGCAGATAAAAATCGCTCAAGGGGCTAAGCCCGGTGAAGGAGGGCATCTGCCCGGGCATAAGGTTACAAAAGAGATTGCAGCTGTGCGTCACTCTACTCCAGGCATAACGCTTATATCTCCGCCACCTCATCATGATATCTACTCAATAGAGGATATCGCTCAATTGATTTATGATCTGAAAAACGCAAATCCTAAAGCTCGCGTTTCTGTGAAACTTGTATCTGAATGCGGAGTTGGGACCGTTGCTGCAGGTTTGGCTAAGGGGCATGCTGATTTAATTACAATTAGTGGTGGTGATGGTGGTACAGGGGCTGCACCTCTTTCTTCTATCAAGCATTCAGGTCTACCGTGGGAGATGGGATTATCTGAAGCTCAGCAAACACTTATGCTTAACGGGCTTCGCAGCAGAGTAAGGCTTCAAACCGATGGGCAGCTTCGCACCGGTCGCGATGTATTAATCGCAGCTCTTCTGGGAGCAGAAGAGTATGGATTTGCAACTGCTCCGTTAGTTGTTTGCGGCTGTCTTATGATGCGTAAATGTCATAGCAACGCCTGCCCGGTCGGAGTGGCTACTCAGGATCCTGAGCTGCGTAAACTTTACAGTGGTAAACCAGAGTATGTTCAGAATTATTTCATGATGGTGGCTGAAGAGTTGCGCGGGTATATGGCAGGTTTAGGGTTTAGATCGGTGGACGAAATGGTCGGCAGATCCGATCTGCTCAAAACAGATCAGGCTGTTGATTTCTGGAAAGCCAAAGGAATCGATCTTTCAGGCGTCTTTTACCAGCCAGATGCGTCCTTTGATAAAAGACGGTGTGTCCAAAAACAGAACCATGGGTTGGATAAAGCGCTGGATTACACTTTCTTGGAAAAATGTAAACCTGCAATATGGAATGGAGATAAAGTTTGTATCGATTTGGTTGTACGAAACATTCATCGCACGGTCGGTACAATTCTTTCGGGAGAAATCGCCAAACAGTATGGAGCTGCTGGTTTACCTGATGATACGATTACCCTGAATATTAGTGGTACAGCGGGTCAAAGTTTTGCAGCCTTTGGGGCTCGGGGTATAACATTCATCTTAAGTGGCGAAACAAACGATTATGCTGCTAAAGGTTTATCTGGTGCAAAGGTTATAATAAAACCGCCTGAGGGCAGCAAGTTTGATTCGGGTGAAAATGTGATCGCTGGAAATGTGCTTCTGTATGGTGCTACATCAGGAGAGGTTTACATAAACGGCAGAGCCGGTGAGCGGTTTGCGATCCGAAATAGCGGAGCCACGGCGGTGGTTGAGGGGATTGGGGATCATGGGTGTGAGTATATGACTGGTGGAAGAGTTGTGGTCCTTGGATCAACTGGGGTAAACTTTGGAGCCGGAATGAGTGGAGGAATCGCTTATGTGTTTGATAAAACCGGTCAGTTTGACAGCCGATGTAACCTCGATCTGATCGATCTCGAGCGGTTGGAAGATTTTGAAGATCAACAGGAGCTCTTCACTATTATTCAGAACCATGTAAGCTTAACTGGTAGTAAGATTGGTAAACAGATTTTAGAAAGATGGGATGAAGTGTTACCATTTTTTATAAAAGTTATACCGATGGAGTATCGTCGGGTGCTCCAAAGCGAAAAAACAGAAGCTGTCACAGTTGGAAAAGAAGGTGAACATGAGTGA
- a CDS encoding Glutamine synthetase type III, GlnN — MSTKVMTSVAQSFGENLFNIKTMRNYLSESTYSSLVSTINNGKVLNPEIADEVADAMKTWAIDKGATHYTHWFLPLTGATAEKHESFISPVEKGGALMLFSGKELIQGEPDASSFPSGGLRVTFEARGYTAWDPTSPAFIKESANGSVLCIPTVFCGYKGEALDKKTPLLRSSEALSKQVCRLGDLFGIDTEGCIAYATLGAEQEYFLVDKKYVEERLDILQTGRTLFGRSPSKHQQMEDHYFGAIKPRVMAFMADLDKQLWRLGVPAKTRHNEVAPGQFELAPVYEGLNLAVDHNMLVMELLPHIAETHGFVCLLHEKPFAGVNGSGKHNNWAVCGPDGKNWLTPGDSPHENAKFLTMICALIQAVDTHADLLRASVASAGNDHRLGANEAPPAIISIYLGEQLTEIIEQIEKGVKGKSREGRILELGVLALPSLPQHETDRNRTSPLAFTGNKFEFRAVGSRQSCAGPNVVINTIVAQALDQICTRIENQMADGMELAEVLPAVLQDIVKKHKRILFNGDNYTEEWVEQARERGMPNLRTTPEALEPLQTKRARDLFSSYHVLSNKELHSRYEVYMEQYEKHVAIEAHCALHMAKTMIVPAALEYQKKLSETVSGLEACKVSAASHKKVLDRVSQTFDALIGSIESLENHLESEGLTKLKIMAEMREAVDTLEGLVPHDIWPLPTYAEMLFNL; from the coding sequence ATGAGTACAAAAGTTATGACATCAGTTGCACAGTCTTTTGGTGAGAATCTTTTTAACATAAAGACCATGCGTAATTACCTGTCAGAGAGCACTTACTCCTCTCTGGTCTCAACAATCAACAATGGTAAGGTGCTAAACCCCGAGATTGCAGATGAAGTCGCAGATGCGATGAAGACCTGGGCGATCGATAAGGGTGCTACACATTATACACACTGGTTTTTACCTCTTACCGGGGCCACGGCAGAAAAACATGAGTCTTTTATTTCACCTGTTGAAAAGGGTGGGGCGTTGATGCTTTTTTCCGGTAAGGAGCTCATACAGGGTGAACCGGATGCATCAAGTTTTCCATCAGGTGGATTGCGTGTGACGTTTGAGGCTCGTGGATATACAGCGTGGGATCCTACAAGTCCTGCATTTATCAAGGAGAGTGCCAACGGTTCCGTTCTTTGTATACCTACGGTTTTTTGCGGTTACAAGGGAGAAGCTCTTGACAAAAAAACTCCACTCCTTAGATCCTCTGAAGCACTCTCCAAACAGGTCTGTCGTCTTGGGGATCTTTTTGGAATAGATACAGAGGGTTGCATTGCCTATGCGACTCTTGGGGCAGAGCAGGAGTATTTTCTCGTTGATAAAAAATATGTCGAAGAAAGGCTTGATATTCTTCAGACCGGCCGTACTCTTTTCGGTCGTTCTCCTTCAAAGCACCAGCAGATGGAAGATCACTACTTTGGTGCGATAAAGCCAAGGGTGATGGCTTTTATGGCTGATCTGGACAAACAGCTTTGGCGTCTGGGAGTGCCGGCTAAGACACGTCACAATGAGGTTGCACCGGGGCAGTTTGAACTTGCACCTGTGTATGAGGGATTGAATCTGGCCGTCGATCATAATATGCTGGTCATGGAGCTTCTTCCACATATTGCCGAGACGCATGGATTTGTATGTCTGCTTCATGAGAAACCATTTGCAGGTGTAAATGGATCCGGGAAACATAATAACTGGGCAGTGTGTGGTCCTGATGGGAAAAACTGGCTTACTCCAGGTGACAGTCCACATGAAAATGCAAAATTTCTGACTATGATTTGTGCATTGATTCAGGCTGTTGACACCCACGCCGATCTTTTACGGGCTTCTGTTGCATCGGCTGGAAATGATCATCGCCTTGGTGCAAATGAGGCTCCTCCTGCAATAATTTCAATCTATTTGGGTGAACAGCTTACCGAAATCATTGAACAGATCGAAAAGGGAGTAAAAGGGAAAAGCCGCGAGGGTCGCATTCTTGAGCTTGGGGTTTTAGCTCTGCCGTCATTGCCACAACATGAGACTGATCGTAACAGAACATCTCCGTTAGCTTTTACAGGGAATAAGTTTGAGTTCAGGGCTGTTGGCTCCAGACAGAGCTGCGCAGGGCCTAATGTGGTGATTAATACTATCGTGGCACAGGCTCTTGATCAGATATGCACCAGAATCGAAAACCAGATGGCAGATGGAATGGAACTGGCTGAGGTGCTTCCGGCAGTATTACAGGACATAGTGAAAAAACACAAACGGATTCTTTTCAATGGAGATAACTACACTGAAGAGTGGGTGGAACAAGCCAGGGAACGAGGGATGCCAAACTTACGAACTACTCCTGAAGCACTTGAGCCATTACAGACAAAACGGGCGCGTGACCTGTTTTCATCATACCATGTACTCAGCAATAAGGAACTTCACTCTCGCTATGAAGTGTATATGGAGCAGTATGAAAAACACGTGGCAATTGAAGCTCATTGCGCCTTACATATGGCAAAAACGATGATTGTTCCGGCTGCGCTTGAATACCAGAAGAAACTTTCAGAAACAGTGTCAGGTCTTGAGGCTTGTAAGGTTTCAGCTGCATCACACAAAAAAGTTTTGGATCGTGTAAGCCAAACCTTCGATGCGCTGATTGGAAGTATCGAAAGTCTGGAGAACCATCTGGAATCTGAAGGGTTAACTAAACTTAAGATAATGGCAGAAATGCGTGAAGCTGTAGATACGCTTGAAGGACTGGTACCACACGATATCTGGCCGCTGCCAACTTATGCAGAAATGTTGTTCAATCTTTAA